The Henckelia pumila isolate YLH828 unplaced genomic scaffold, ASM3356847v2 CTG_461:::fragment_3, whole genome shotgun sequence genome window below encodes:
- the LOC140871502 gene encoding plant UBX domain-containing protein 7, with the protein MEGIVSATDQQSMVSSFLEIAVGQTTETARQFLQASSWRLEEAIQLFYVGNDGGAAASSLYSPPVENNLTPNASNLSEWDKDLPDQDWGQGEGDGVRPPLPVKRDVLYDSPSVYGTMRMGGSSHGTHSVVPFRNFEEEMKRPRVWETEQGSSSSVTNKTQDNLASLYRPPFALMFHGPFEKAKDHAKKQNKWLLVNMQSTKEFSSHMLNRDTWANEAVAQTIKTNFIFWQAYDDTEEGSKVCTYYKLDSAPVILVIDSITGQKLRSWSGMVQPESLLEDLLPFMDGSPSDHHISLSHKRPRESSKTPISSVHYIPDESNDEDEELQRALAASMENNDFDGGAVKEADDANVEDTVKKPAYLPLPEEPKGDKNLLCRVGVRLPDGRRVQRNFLRTDSVQLLWSFCHSELEKDGKGTQPFRLTQAIPGASKTLDSSSNSTFEESGLGNTMVSVTWE; encoded by the exons ATGGAAGGTATTGTATCTGCTACGGATCAGCAAAGTATGGTGTCCTCGTTTCTCGAAATCGCCGTTGGCCAGACCACCGAGACGGCTCGCCAGTTCCTTCAG GCCTCTAGCTGGAGGCTTGAAGAAGCTATTCAACTTTTTTATGTGGGAAATGATGGTGGAGCAGCTGCATCATCCTTATATTCCCCACCTGTTGAAAATAATCTCACACCCAATGCCTCAAACTTAAG TGAATGGGATAAAGATTTGCCAGATCAAGATTGGGGACAAGGTGAAGGAGATGGTGTACGGCCACCTTTGCCTGTGAAAAGGGATGTTCTTTACGACAGTCCCTCGGTCTATGG AACAATGAGGATGGGAGGTTCATCACATGGAACTCATTCTGTAGTTCCCTTCCGCAATTTTGAGGAGGAAATGAAACGTCCTAGAGTCTGGGAAACAGAACAAGGCTCATCCTCTTCCGTAACAAATAAAACTCAGGATAACCTTGCATCTTTGTACAGGCCTCCATTTGCTCTGATGTTTCACGGACCATTTGAAAAG GCTAAAGATCATGCAAAAAAGCAGAATAAGTGGCTTCTTGTAAACATGCAGTCAACCAAGGAATTTAGCTCCCATAtg CTAAACCGTGACACATGGGCAAATGAAGCTGTTGCTCAAACCATCAAAACAAACTTCATCTTCTGGCAG GCATATGATGATACAGAAGAGGGTAGTAAAGTTTGTACCTATTACAAATTAGACTCTGCCCCCGTCATCCTTGTGATTGATTCAATAACGGGTCAGAAATTGCGCTCTTGGAGTGGAATGGTTCAACCAGAAAGTTTGCTGGAG GATCTGTTACCATTTATGGACGGAAGCCCCTCAGATCATCATATTAGTCTGTCTCATAAACGTCCCAGAGAAAGTTCTAAGACACCAATTTCTAGTGTTCATTACATACCAG ATGAAAGTaatgatgaagatgaagaattgCAGCGAGCACTTGCAGCCTCGATGGAGAATAATGATTTCGATGGAGGTGCCGTGAAAGAAGCGGATGATGCTAATGTTGAGGATACAGTGAAGAAGCCTGCTTATTTACCTTTACCTGAAGAACCCAAAGGCGATAAAAATCTGCTTTGCCGGGTTGGAGTTCGTCTCCCTGATGGGCGCCGAGTTCAGAGGAATTTCCTTCGGACTGACTCAGTTCAG CTGTTGTGGTCATTCTGCCATTCTGAGCTGGAGAAAGACGGCAAAGGCACACAGCCATTTCGCCTGACTCAGGCTATTCCAGGCGCTTCCAAAACTTTGGACTCCAGTTCGAATTCAACATTCGAGGAATCGGGTCTTGGCAACACAATGGTATCCGTTACCTGGGAATGA